The window TAGTCCAGCTGTAGAGTAGCTTTTAATCACTGTATAGAAACTGTCTTCACTGTTCCTAGGCCTTATCCTAACTCTTTTCACTATAAGTGCATTTGGCCTGCTCTAGTGTCGTTtgcttaaaaatggaaatacaaaatcCTACTCATCTGTTGCAGAAATGGGTGGACTGATTACACAACTGAAGGTTGATGCACTGAGCTGATGAACTATAAGTATTAGATGATAGAGCTCATACAGTGATAGAAACTGCACTAATATACacaattcattatttaaaaaaatgaaagaactcCAAAACTtactgtgggtattaaaacagcTACATCTCACTGAAtaatttaacttcttttctttttctccccctcctctctcaGGTCCCAAAACAGTGTTTTTCTGGGCACCTATTATGAAATGGGTAAGTATAAGATGCCAGCTGGTGTCTGGATCGCAATCGGAGGGCAATCTACAGCAACCCATTGAGCAAGCAATGGTTTCCCTGCAGATATCTGAGCCTACAGAAAGATTTAACACCAAGGCTCTAATTTGTAATATACGGGGAGGAACAAAATTAGCCTTAATAATGTATAGCACAACGTGCAGGGGATACCGtgggagaaaaatgctttgtGGAAAAAATTGTACTCTTTGCTGAAAGTTTCACAAAAGCTTTCTTTTGTGAAACACTGACTTGCTCAAGGTAGGCATGAGCTGGCATAATTCAAAATGCTTAAAGCATGTATTTCTTCTGAGATTGAGGAATTTGAATAGTATCTTAAGCAAGCCAATTCCTAAGCCTCACAGTTTGAAGGCAGGTTAAAGTGTGTCAGAGTGCAAGGTaatcttgagaaaacaaaattaaaacggCACTGCCATTTTGGCTATCAGTAGCTCTCCGCTTCCTATGCAGTTCTGCTTTCCACTTGGTTACATCCCTTGGCTGTGTTTGTGTGCAGGGTGAAGTATATGCCTCCTCCTAATTCACTGTACTCGTAGTTGTTGTATTGGTACAGATGAAATAAGTGACCTCTAAAATCATGAAGCTGTTTGATCTCCTTGTTTGATAACAACCAAGGATATAACCTGCTCTTACTATTGCCAGCTGGTTTGTAAGTTTGCCATTGTTAACCCCAAATTTTTATAGGCCACAGGCAACGCGTTATGCTCTAAGCTGTAGCTTGGTTTCTTTGACAATCTAAACTGGAGCTGCAGTAACCATGGCTAACTTTCCCCTTTCTGAGAGACTCCCCCAGGCAACATGCTCTTGAGCCTGAGCATATAGGCAAGTCTTCTGAGCAGGCTGGTGTCGACTGCTGCTGTATCAAAAGAGCTTATACACAGatggtttttcttttgtgaacATTCAGGAAGACTTCTCTAAGCTCACAGTGAAGTTCTTCAGTGAGAAGTTAAAATTACTTTCCCCCTACATGGCAAAGGTGCATTTACTGCAGTTACCCAAGTGTGCTCAAAGTCTGTACCTCCATGGCACCCCTGCAGCAGTATCAATCCCATAAGTGAGGCAGCACACAGAAGTATCTACCCTTGAAAACTGGTTTCTTGATTGGAGCCAAAGGAGTCCTTAGTGGCAGTCGGTGAATTAAAAGTGTTAGGACTCTCTTATTTGTGGGATTTAGGTTTTTTggctttggggttgggtttttttggtgaatgCCTGTAACGTGAACATGAAATTGTATTTCCAGTAGAGGGCAGTAACACAACAAACCAAATCAAGCAGCGCGTTTGATAGTAATGCTGTCAAGTAGGTCAGCCAAGCTATTCCTCACCTCACCTGACGTTTTCTACTTTTActgaaattgtattaaaaaagaagcaCTTTCACCTCCTCAGATGAAGCTGAGTGAAGACTATATGGTGTCACACCTACATCTTTACCAGCAATATCTCACCCTGAGGTTTAGGAAGAAAGGCCTTATTTAGATAAGCTTCTACTTGTTGcatgaaaaccatttttttccccccagctgctTTCCTAAGCTTAAAAGCTTAAATTAACCTCGTTcttaaattaatacaaaattgcCGCTGCCTGGGATTTTATTGCAAGCCAGTTGCACCCCCCCATAACTGTGTTCTTATTCCTACCACAAGGGACTAGAAGTGAATGGGGTCTCCAAGAGTCTAATTACTCTGCTCATATAATGCATCCCATTTCCTGCATAATGCATATAGAATAAGCACCGAGCTATGAAGCAACTTCCCCTTGTAAAGTGTTTGATCTGTTGCAGGAGGTCCTGGTACTTGACTGGTGCTCACTGAATTTCTCTTTACAGGGTTTGGTATGTGCTGGAATGGCTGATATGACCAGACCAGCAGAAAAACTCAGCACAGCACAGTCTGCAGTACTAATGGCCACAGGTAAAGCCAAAGTTACTCCATGCTTTTACACAGCACCCTCTCTAAAACTGTATACGCTTCTTTCTGAATCCTCCATCAGTACTAATCCACTTCTTTAGAAAAGGGTTAACTATAATATGCTAGCTGTCACTATTGCTGTCAGATGATAATTCTAGGACAGACCTATACTTGTTATTAAATCTGTAAGAGTTCTGTGATTATATAACAGTTTTCTACACGTGTCTTAATTTGGAATTGTCCAGAGCAAGTTGTTACGAGTTAGGATACGAGTTTCATCTCTTAAGTTACGATACCACTCATTCCACTAAGTGACCTCTTTTGCTTCAGGTCAAGTAATTTTGAAATCAGTCCAGGGTATAGTGACTTTTTTAGAGCAGACTTTAAGAGATTAAACAATGGTAGGGTAATTACACTAACATAACTGGAAAGAATTTCCATGTGTTAAAAGAATTTGGAAGCAGTGGGTACACACGCTGCTGCACTGCTGTGTGCTGTGAATTTTCACGCTGACAGAAACAATATTCTGTATTCAAGGTGTTCTACCAGTTCTTGTCAGGGGCGGGACTTGTGGCAGCTAAATCTGAAAATCAACATTATAGCTgccaccttctttcttctctagaCTTTATTTTTATATCCAACACAGTGCTGTGCAGTCTGCATGATAGGTAAGGCTTTCTTGACTGGTAAATTCTGTAATCTCTAAGCTGGTGCAGCAAGCTGGATATACTACAGCAAAATGCCGCTACCCTGCAACTGTGCTGGAGAATTAAGGTCTAGACTGCAATAGAGTACAGAGGATCTTTGTTTGATATTAAGGCTATGACTGACTTTATTGTCtagttattttgaaaaatgcaatacCTGTCCCACTGGCACTTGATGTGCTTTTAACCAAGAAATGGCTAGTTACTAGAAAAGCAGTTGTCTAACATGAAGTTGTAAAACTTGTTTACTTAAACTGGCCCATGATTCTGTCTCCAAACTTAGGGGAATGTCTGAATTTCACTTTAAAGACTTAAGATCTTTCCCCTTCATTCAACAGGCCTTATTTGGTCAAGGTACTCTCTAGTtattattcctaaaaactggagtCTGTTTGCTGTGAACTTCTTTGTTGGCTGTGCTGGTGGCTCTCAACTCTTCCGAATATGGAGGTATGTATTAAGAAGGGCTGCTCTACATACTATAACTAAGCATTCACACCACCTCATCTTAACCAGGAATTTATAAATTCCACCAGCCTCAATGTCAGTGCAACAGGCAAGAAGAACTGAACAATTAATTAAACATTGCAGAACTTCTTTGCTACATTGTTAGTTTTCCAGTTAAGTGGGAGCAaagctttaaatattttcagtatagCTAGCGCACATTTTAAGGAATGTGCTATGCAAGCTGTAGTTTCTGGGTCTAAGGCATTCTTTAAAAGCTGTAGGTCTGACTGACAAACAGCCTAGACTTTCTCCTCCTCAGAAGTTTTGCACTTTTGTCAGCTTTCAGTGTTGAATCGTGTCAGTTCCAGCTGGATTGAAGGGCTCTTAAGCAGAGcagtggttggggtttttttttagttatttcttGAGGGAAAATTTGGAGTTCTCGGGCTTCAGTACTGGCCAGGAATGAGGCAAACTTAACAACAAATTTGGAACTTCTTACATGAACTGAACTATCCTATCCTGAGTATCCACCCTCAAGTCCGTTGTAATTTTAAACCTCCTCTGCTGAACAGATTGTTAGGAAGACACTGTTATTATAACTGGTGTTCTATTCTTAGTCTCcactcttttttaaattttttttttccctataggTATAATCAGGagctaaaagcaaaacaacaagaGCACCTGCAGCAAAGAGATGCTTAACCCAACAGGTCAAATCCAACAACGCACAAACCCTTCCCCATGGGACCTAGCTTCactaattttaatgttttttcctctgagaaaatgaaagaggaattCTAAATGTCTAGACAGCAAGTGTTTTCTAAGTGCAAATAACAATATCTCCATACATTTAAATAAAGTGCAACCTTTTGAATTCAAGTAAAATTGTGTCTTATATTGCCTCTTTAAAAGAAACTGATTGTTGATTGTGCCTAGAATGAGTTGCTGGGCCCCACCTTATCTGACTCTAGTGAACAGTGCCAGGAGTGACATGGTACTGGTGACAGTCAGCCAGAGCCTCAGACTGAAGTAATCAGTCTGGGTGGGGTTTTATCATGCTTTCAGTAACCAACAACAGTAGCATTTGCATTTCATTCCCTGATGCTGTTCCCTGGTAGCGTTAGGATATTCTTTTCAGCTACGTATATCTTCCTTTGTTTTCCAGCCAACGCCGTCTTTAACAAGAGGAGGGCAAACTAGTATATGCCACTGGTGTTTTAGATTCTGTCATCCTTTACAACTAGAGGCAGAAGATAGGCACATTTAAGCACCTGGTTCTTGGGAGTGTGAAAAATAAACAGCCAAAACTTCTATTACTCACTTTCCACCTCCTCCTTAAGTGCCTTCAGATTTCCTGCAAAGGTGTGCACTTGGGAAACATGTGCATGTCAGTTCTCCAAAGCTTTGGAGGCAGTGGTATATTCCCATCTGTGGCATGTGTGTGAATAAATACTGAAGCCTTTCCTTAAAGTCAACATCTCTCCCTACTTATTCTCCCGTAAAGAGGAAAAGCGTGCCACTGTGAAATAGCTTCCAAGCAAAGGCTTTGCATTACACGGCTGGAGCTCATCTTTTGCTGAGAAGTACGAGGTAATTGTGTTCAGAGCACGGTATCAATGAGCTTCCCTGGCAGGTTCTCTGAGACTTCTTCCACCAAAGCTAGGAGTCAGTACCAGTGCTCAGGAATTTATATCCAGGAGAAAAAGATAACTGTGAGACAGAGTAGCTTCTTCAGGATTCAGCTTTCAGGAAAATGAAGGCCTTGAAATACTGGAGTTTTGGAAACTCCTGTTATTAAGCCTCTCTCCACCCCTACTTCCCCCCACGTACACCCCATTTGAGTTATCGCTCCAGCATGGCAAGGGTGGAGAGTAAACCATTCTATAGTCGAATGAGCTGCAGCACCTTGCTGTGGCACCGATGTCCCCTCCTTTCTCACTCTATGTATAATGTTATATTATCCTGTGCAAAGCATTTGTGCTGGATACTTTAAGGAAAGCATTTTCCATTCTTACAAGACATGCACCTGATAAGTCTGTCAGCTTCCCTTTTGCAGGGGCTGTCCTGCCATGAAGCTATTTCTCTCCTATGTGTATTCTGCTACAGTTTCACATGCATTTCTTAGTTCTCCTAGCTGAAGTGGTAATACAGggtattgtattggttttgtgtggcaaggttttggtagcagggggggttataggggtggcttctataagaagctgctggaagcttcccctgtgtttgagagagcccacaccagccggctctaagacggacccgccgccagccaaggccgagcccatcagttatagtggtaacgcctctgtgataacatttttaagaaggaaaaaagttgggacagacggaaaacagcagccagagagaggagtgagaacatgtaagagaaacaaccctgcagacccccaggtcagtgcagaaggagggggaggagatgttccaggcgccggagcggagattcccctgcagcctgtggggaagaccctggtgaggcaggctgtgtccctgcagcccatggaggtccacagtggagcagatatccacccgcagcccggggagagaggaccccacgccggagcaggtgggttcccgaaggaggctgtgaccccgtgggaaccctgcgctggagcaggctcctggcaggacctgcggatctgtggagagagaagcccacgttggagcaggttttctggcaggacttgtgaccccgtgggggacccacgctggagcagtgtgctcctgaaggactgcacgccgtggaaaggacccatgctggagcagttcgtgaagaactgcagcccgtgggaaggacccacactggagaatttcgtggaggactgtatcccgtgggagggaccccacgctggagcaggggaagagtgtgatgagccctccccctgaggaggatgaagcggcagaaaataacgtgtgatgaccgtaaaccccatccccgtccccctgtgccgctggggggggttggtagagaaatccgggagtgaagttgtgcctgggaagaagggaggggtggtgggaaggtgttctgagatttggttttattcctcattaccttactctggttgatttgtaattttccccaaactgagtctgttttgccggtgacggtaattagtgaatgatctctcctgtccttatctcgacccgcaagctctttgttatatttttctctctcctggccagctgaggagggggagtgatagaacagctttggtgggcacctggtgtccagccagggtcaacccatcacaattcAAATGGTGAACTCTCCAGCTGTGTTGTTCACTGAGCAGATAGAGACTGAAGTGACTGAAGAATGTTGCCAGAACGAGAGGTGGTGTATTTCAGTCCCACTCCCTTCCCAGTCCCTAACCAGGTAAGACTCATCCAGCAAACcagtaatggggaaaaaaaagtgtattaaaataTTCACAAGATTACAACAGAAAACATGAAAGTCCATTCAAGAAAAAATATCCAAGATAACTGTTTCCAGATGAGTCGTAAAAGCAAAAGCACTAACAGTTGGTACACTGGCTCTTCATGTAATCAGGCCATGCAGTGCATACCTAGCTCCCTCACTCAGATTATACACCTGTCTTACAGGTGTTTTTTCTCTTACATACCTCCGAGACAGAGGTTTACAAAAGAAAAGTATCCAGACTATGTTTCCAATTACATTTACCACATAAAAACAGCTGGCACTGCAGGGAGACAGAAAAGATTGCACAGCACACTGATCTCCAAAGGCATTGAACTTACgttttaaagtacaaaaatacCTTTAAATGAAAGGGCTTATTAGCTTTAGGGCAGcgaagagaagggaaagagaagcctCAAGAAGAGTATAATTGCTGAGCATAGTTAATATGATCTTGTAGTCTCCCATATAAAAATGTTACCTAAATACTAGCACCGCAGGTGTGTGGCCACAGCCCAGAAGTCTTACCCACCTTCTCAGCTTTGATGGttctaaagagaaaatatttccatcACCTATTATACAATAAGAACATTTTGTACTTGAGGTGCTAGGTAGATACATTAATAAGGTAAAATTCCAGGACAAGATTTCAATACAGAGTTAAGGTGTTTTGGTTATAAATCAAATAGCCCACACTTGACCTCAATGAATCCACTCCAAGGCAATGCAGCTTCTAAGTTGCATATACACATTTACTGCAGTTACAAGACAGATGGTTACGTAACTAAACAGTTCTCACAGGTTTAAAAACCTAATTCCAGCTCTTCTAGTCACAAATTGAAGTTATCACTAAAGCtttgagagaaaacaaaaccctaGGGGTCTCCAGTTACAAATGACACATCATTCAATTAGTTACAGGGACATATTTGCCACCCACCACCCTGTAATGGCTCTTAATGCCATTTCATGAACATGCCAACCATGTTCCTCACAGAAAAACTGCTCAAGTCAAAAGAGGCAATGGAGATTTGATGTACTGAGTACAGCTACCAATTTACTTAGATTGATACTTCATAATTATTTGTAATCTGCTTCTCAAAATTCATTTCTGGTAATCAAAAGTAAGGAAGAACATATTCACTGTTAGTAAAAAGCCAAAAGTTTTCTGCTTTGTAGTTCCATTAAAAACAGGGAACATGAATGATGCGATTCATACCCCTGGCTCTAGGGGGTGCCAGCTGGCTTAActgccagagcccaggctggccATCC is drawn from Accipiter gentilis chromosome 21, bAccGen1.1, whole genome shotgun sequence and contains these coding sequences:
- the MPC2 gene encoding mitochondrial pyruvate carrier 2, with translation MAAAVAGLRASYHRLLDRIELKLPPRFRPFYNHPAGPKTVFFWAPIMKWGLVCAGMADMTRPAEKLSTAQSAVLMATGLIWSRYSLVIIPKNWSLFAVNFFVGCAGGSQLFRIWRYNQELKAKQQEHLQQRDA